The Ailuropoda melanoleuca isolate Jingjing chromosome 15, ASM200744v2, whole genome shotgun sequence genomic sequence CAGGGGAAGCCCTGGAGCTCTGGCTGGTaacagggctgggggagggctgcTGTGCTGGTTCAGTCTTCCGTTGGTACGGAGTACGCGAGCCCCAGGGCCGGGGAGAAGCCGGCGCCTCGGAGCCAAGGGAGAGCATCAGCAGGGCTGTGGAGAAGCAGGGCATACCTTAGGCATCCCTTCTTTTTTCTGTAGCTTTATTTACGGCACGAGGAGGGGAGTTTCGGTGTGCAGCCCCTCCCTCAAGAGGCCTTGAGCCGCTCCTGCGCTTCACTTGGAGGTGTGGGTGGTAAATGAGGgagaggaggtaggtgggagcCCCCAGGCGGTTTTCGCCCACTGACGCTGCCAATGTAGGAGTGTGTGTGGGCGGAACAGGCCCCAGAGCAGAACAATTGAGGCACTCCTCCTTCCTTGTGCCTGAGTTGAAGGGATTGGCCTGCCTACCTACCCAGCAGGTGGGGAAGGCCACTGCTGGGAGAGGGGCCAACTAAGGGGCACTGGGCtgtcaggaggagaggagaggtccTCAGGAACAGCCGAGGGGAGCTGAGCAGAGCAGGGGTACACCTGGCTTGTTGATTGGGAAAGGGCCACACCCCTCCCTTGCAGCTACCTGGGTAGGACGCCACCAGGGAATGAAACTAATCCGCAGTGGTCCCAGGCGTCCACTGTGGGGACGACAGGGGGTCCTACGTGCCCCTCAGTGTAGAAAGTCACCTTGCATAATGCTGAGACTGCCAGGTGTTTAGGGCGGAGGGTGAAGATTGttctgggggagaaggaggcccAGCCATCCCAGGGGTGTGCTGGCTGGCCTCTATGCTCAAGGTCTCCTTGCCCCGGGCCAGAAAAGTAGAAGCTGAGAATGGTGGTGAAGAGCCTTTGACTTCAGCAGAGACTGCGCTGCCTTTTGGTACTTGTGGCCGGTCTGGGATGGCACTGGTGTGTTTATGCTTCCGGGTAATGCCTGGTTCTCATAGTCTGTGCTCAGGCTTGGGTATTGGGCAGAGAGCATGTtcggaggaggggaagagaagcaggcaggaAAGAGAGGACAATTGCAAGTGTGGGTTGGTACCCAGCAGGGGGACCCGTACTGactgcctccctttctctctacctcACTCCTCCTTTCCAGGCCCGGTGCCCGAGCCATGGCACTGCCTCGGACACTGGGGGAGCTGCAGCTATACCGGGTCCTGCAGCGTGCCAATCTCCTCTCCTACTATGAGACCTTCATCCAGCAGGGAGGGGATGACGTGCAGCAATTGTGTGAGGCCGGTGAGGAGGAGTTCCTGGAGATCATGGCCCTCGTGGGTATGGCCACCAAGCCCCTCCATGTCCGACGCCTGCAGAAGGCACTGAGAGAATGGGCCACCAATCCAGGGCTCTTCAGCCAGCCGGTGCCTGCCGTGCCTGTCTCCAGTATTCCACTTTTCAAGATCTCCGAGACTGCCGGCACCAGGAAAGGAAGCATGAGCAATGGGCACAGCAGCCCAGGGGAAAAGGCAGGCAGTGCCCGCAGTTTTAGCCCCAAGAGCCCCCTTGAACTTGGAGAGAAGCTGTCACCACTGCCTGGGGGACCTGGGGCAGGAGACCCCCGGATCTGGCCAGGACGGAGCACTCCAGAGTCCGACGTTGGGgcgggaggggaagaggaggcaggctcaccccccttctccccacctgcaGGGGGAGGAGTCCCTGAggggactggggctggggggctagcagccactggggctgggggtggtccAGATCGACTGGAACCAGAGATGGTACGCATGGTGGTGGAGAGTGTGGAAAGGATCTTCCGGAGCTTCCCGAGGGGGGACGCTGGGGAGGTGACCTCCCTGCTGAAGCTGAACAAGAAGTTGGCGCGGAGCGTAGGGCACATCTTTGAGATGGACGATAACGACagccagaaggaggaggagatccGCAAATACAGCATCATCTACGGCCGCTTTGACTCCAAGCGGCGGGAGGGCAAGCAGCTCAGCCTGCATGAGGTGAGGACCCCATTCTCCTAGTATTGCACTTGGCTCCCAGGTCTCAACTCACCTCGGAGAATCTTCATGCCCCCCAGATCTGTTTCATTGCCCCTTGACCAGGACCCTACTCCCCCGTCACCCCTACGCAGCCCAAGCCCAGCCACTGCAGTGCTTCCCTCCTCCACTGAGGGGGAAGCAGAGGTGCAGGCCAGAGCCCGGGGTCCCGCTCCGTGCCGCTCAGGACCACTCAGGTGGCGGGGGGCTCCAGGCTTTCCTAGGAAGCTGTGGATGCTGATCTCTGTCTTCCGCCTTCAGCAGGCTGCATAGTATCAAATCCTAAGCAAGCATCTAGTGGATGGGCTTCATTTGTCTGATGGCAAAAGGTGTGAGGAGGTCTGGGCAAGGCATTGGGGACTTAGGATTCTGACCACTCGGGCGGCCCTGTCTACAGCTGACCATCAATGAAGCTGCTGCCCAGTTCTGCATGAGGGACAACACGCTCTTACTGCGGAGGGTGGAGCTCTTCTCCTTGTCACGCCAGGTGGCCCGAGAGAGCACCTACCTGTCGTCCTTGAAGGGCTCCAGGTGAGACTCCTTTCTCCAGGTCCTTCCTAGATTAGAGTCCTGCCAAGGAGCTGGGTCACGGCCTACTCTCCCGTTCAGGTGCATCTAGGCCTGCTTCCTCCCCGCGTGCGTATGCTGCTCTTCGCCAAGCCCACGGGTCTGGGTACGGTCCCTCCTCCTAGCTGTCTCAGGTTCCGTCTGCTCACCCCCAGCAGCAGTACCAGAGCTAAAGACTCCTGCTCAGCCAGCTTTGTTCTGGTCTTGAAATAACGCATGCGCCTCCCCAGATCGTGTGTTCTGCCCGTCGTGCGTCCCTCCCCAGCTTCACCTTCCTTATTCCTCTCGTCTTCGCAGGCTTCACCCCGAAGAACTGGGAGGGCCTCCACTGAAGAAGTTAAAACAGGAGGTAGGCTTCCAGGGCGGATGCAGGGGGTTCGTGCAGCCCCCCTCGACCCCCTCCTTTGCTAGGTCCTCATTTCCCCATTTGGGGCATCCACAGGTTGGAGAGCAAAGTCATTCTGAACTCCAGcagcctcccccaggccctgagtCCTATGCACCCCCATACCGCCCCAGCCTGGAGGAAGACAGCGCCAGCCTGTCTGGGGAGAgtcttgatggacatttgcagGGTGAGTATGCATCAGAATACTTTTCTTCTCGCTGTGGGGGTGGAGTCGGTGGGAGGAAGGAGCCAAGAGGCAACTGCCTGGAACAGGGTTGGGAGGCCTGGCTGGATGGGGGCAAAGGGGCCTGGGCCTATGGGTCTGCTTTGCGGTTGAGGGCGGGGGTTCCGTTGACTGTAGTCCCTTACCTGATCCATGCCCATGCCCACAGCTGTGGGGTCATGCCCAAGGCTGACGCCGCCCCCTGCTGACCTGCCTCTGGCATTGCCAGCCCACGGGCTGTGGAGCCGCCACATCCTGCAGCAGACACTGATGGATGAGGGGCTGCGGCTAGCCCGCCTCGTCTCCCACGACCGCGTGGGCCGCCTCAGCCCCTGTGTGCCTGCGAAGCCGCCTCTCGCAGGTGAGGCAGCAGCAGTGCTGTCCCCAAGCACCCCTaccacccaggccccacccagcAATCCTGGTGTCCTGGGGCCAGCTGGGAGGAAGAGGGATGTAGTCACTGGAGCCGGCAGGCAGTAGGATGCTGGGGCTCCACCATCCAGGCCTTGGGTTGAGGAAAGGAAGTTCCTGCAGGGCTGTTGTCACTGGGGAGGGTCTGATCCTAAGGGAGATCTGTGAAGGGGGCGCTGGGGTGAACAAGGGGACAGAGAGTGGGAGACTAGGGGAACAGGAAGGAGGGCCACGAAGAAGGGAAGCAGAGACAGAGCTGCCATCAAGGCAGAAGGGTAGAGTAGGCTAGGAGTTAGGGTGGGGTTGCCTAGCTTGGGAGTAGAGGAGCCCAAAGGGGGATGCTTTGTGtgtggttgggggaagggagtaGTCCGCCAGGGGGCCAGAGCGGCTGGGCTGAGAGTGATGCAGCAGACAAAGCCACCAACCCTGGCTTGGTATTTTTAAACTGTGCgtgggtgggaagtgggggtggggactggaAGGGGGGCTCTTCttgagggaggagctgggaggctgGCTTCCTGTGTTCCCCCTGATTTGGCTTCTAAGAAACTGGAGGGGCAGGGTAGGGTaggtggggcctgggagggggccagggatgagtgggggcagcagagcctgggaagggggggagggggagaggtcaGAGCCAAGCCACCCCCACAGCTCCTGACAGAACCAGAAATTCCAGCAGAACGGAGgcgggagagacagagaaggagagagagacatacaGAGAGAGCGCTACACACAGccagaaaggggaggggggagcacaTACTTGGGTATggaacccccccacacacctatAAAGGTGCAGTGGGCAGGAGGCAGTAATTCAAACCCAGCTCATCTTTGTAGTCTCCTCTCTACTCCTGCCTCCTGTCCAGCCGCCTCCCTGCATTGTCCACCCCGTGGCCTCCTAACCTACCCCTTCTCCCCACAGAGTTCGAGGAAGGGCTGCTGGACCGATGCCCTGCCCCAGGATCCCATCCCGCTCTGGTGGAAGGTCGCAGGAGCAGCGTCAAAGTAGAGGCCGAGGCCAGCCGGCAGTGAGGGCTGCGCTGGTGTCCTCGGACCCAGGACTCGGACTTCTGGCACACAGACTCCGACATTCTCCATCCCTGGCATCTAGTCACAACCCTGGATCCTTCCGCTGcccttctcctgcctccccacctgctccATGGGCATAGAACTATGGGGCTTCAAGCAATAACGAGCAGGGGCTGGCAAGAGGACACAAGGAGGGTGCGTGGTGCCCCTTCGCCCTTGCCTAGAGCAAGGGGGCGAGGACTCTGTCTCCAGGGTATTTGGGGTTCTTCCCTCCCTTACACAACACACTCCCATTCTCTGTAGCTTGAACCAGTGGTATGAGCAGTTGGATTCAGTTTGGACGTGGGGGAAAAGGGGACTTCCCTGGTAAGGTCCAACAGCTAAAAATGGCGATGTTTCCCCCCAGAACTGGGGGCCTGGGAACACTGGAcctgctcctgccctctgctcccccattTTTGTGCTTCTAGTTTGTGTCTTTAATTTAACAAGTGCTGCAGTTTGCCCACCTATCCCCATCTTCCCCCAAGTCCTCAGCAACTTTTCTCTCCTGCcctttctgggggtgggggggagagggtgaATGTGGGGTTCCCTCGACCGGCCCCCTCAGGAGGCCTGGGTCAGACTCCGGGTCTCCctcagctgggggctgggccgCAGCACCTGTCTGAGCAGTTAGAGCGTCTTTCTTTTCAGATTGTGTACAgtagattatttattttgttattttggaataaaatttattttatggcttaGGATCGATGACCCCCAAGAGGGAGAAAGGGTGGCATGGCgatgggggagtggagggaagcTGACAGtggatggggaaagagaaaagcagcagcaggtAGGGCCTCCTAATTCACTCAGAGGACCTCACACCTGGGCCTGGGTCCCAGACTCACCCCCCTGGCCTCTGGGCAGAATTGGCGGGGTTGAGCCACCAAAACTAGAGCCACATACAGATGTCACAGCCACACAGACCCACTGGGGCTACGGTCATACTAAAGCTGAGTACATTTGGGTTAGCATGCATCAGAGAAGCTAGCATATTCGCTGGTGTCTTTCGTGCAGTGTTTCACACTTCCAAACTTGTGTTGCACAGGCAAGATGAGACAGATACATGGTTTTTTGTGGCCATAACAACTGACGTGTGTGACATCTGTATATTCACACATCTCAGGTATGCACGCTTTCACACAGCTGTACGTGAAATGCAGCCCTTGTACTTCTGCACATTCCCCCACACATAACCAAGAGCCTCCATCCGACGGACAGGAATTTGGGGCtgtttgagatttgttttttaatctgggCATAACCCACATCAGTCACCCAAGTGTACAGATTCGCCCCCTCCTCCCACGCAGGGTCTCCTGAACTGCTCCATGCCCTCCAGGGCTGGGACCCAAGCCCAACCCTCAGTCCCCAACCTCTTGTAcgagtgtgtgcacgtgtctgAGTGTTTCTACATGTGTGTCCTGGGCTGTGGCTCGAGGTGGGCAGAGAAGTCCTCCGTGCCCTAACCTGTGCTCTTGCCCAGCCCCCTTCCTACTCAGCCCCACCTTCTAGGgagagctctgtgtgtgtgtgtgtgtgtgtgtgtgtgtgtgtgcgcgcgctgCGTGTGCAGGCGTGTTGGGGCGTGTCTCACTTTGAAGCCTGAATTTCCCTTCCAGCATTGGAAGGGGGAGACGGgtgtggggcaggaggaaaggagaggataGGCTCCACCCACTGTGCATTTTCCTGGCAGTCTTTCCCTCCTGACCAGGGAGTAGGTGGGGATAGGAGGACACTCTCCCCATCTGCTGCTTGCCAGGAGCATGGGCAGGTGTCCAGAGCAGGTCCGTGGGGGTAGAAGAGTGGTCTTGCTGGGCTTCCCTTCCAGCTGGGATCACCAACTAGGATTGGCCCTTAGGTCCAGGTGGGACATTGAGATCCCAGGCTGCCCATAGTGGGAGGGCTGCAAGAGGGGCTGGGTGCCCAAGGACCCTCCCCCTGATTCCCCTTGCCCCTCCAGGAGAAGCTTGGTGAGGTCCTGTTCAGTAGGAGGCAGCAAGGGTGGGAACATGTCTTCACCGACCCtgcaaggaggaaggggagaagcagtaGGATAGGTACGGCACCcactcctccagcccccacccagccaACACCCCCAGGCTGCCACTCACCAGGTGCCCTGAGGGAATCCTCCCACCGACTGGTTCATGCAGCTGTCTTCTGCCATGGTCACATCTGAGCAGAGCAGGGGCTCAGGAGTGGACACGGCATGCTCCTGAGATGGGCATGGGAGCAGGCCCCTGCCAAGACCAGAAAAGTTAGTAAGATGGGGGTGGGATAAGGCTGGGAATGAATGGGGAGCATGGGATCAAGAGGGCTGCTGTCACTCACTGAGGGTGAGGTTGGTCAAAGGGCAGGTTGATCTGGTTCAGGTTGGGGGGCATCTGCAGGTGAGATCTGGAAACAGGAAGGAGGGCACAGTCAGAGAAAGGAAGGCTAGATAAGGGCCCAGTGTTGCAAAGTCAAGGTCACTGAATG encodes the following:
- the NAB2 gene encoding NGFI-A-binding protein 2 isoform X2 is translated as MHRAPSPTAEQPPGGGDCARRTPQPRPKPGARAMALPRTLGELQLYRVLQRANLLSYYETFIQQGGDDVQQLCEAGEEEFLEIMALVGMATKPLHVRRLQKALREWATNPGLFSQPVPAVPVSSIPLFKISETAGTRKGSMSNGHSSPGEKAGSARSFSPKSPLELGEKLSPLPGGPGAGDPRIWPGRSTPESDVGAGGEEEAGSPPFSPPAGGGVPEGTGAGGLAATGAGGGPDRLEPEMVRMVVESVERIFRSFPRGDAGEVTSLLKLNKKLARSVGHIFEMDDNDSQKEEEIRKYSIIYGRFDSKRREGKQLSLHELTINEAAAQFCMRDNTLLLRRVELFSLSRQVARESTYLSSLKGSRLHPEELGGPPLKKLKQEVGEQSHSELQQPPPGPESYAPPYRPSLEEDSASLSGESLDGHLQEFEEGLLDRCPAPGSHPALVEGRRSSVKVEAEASRQ
- the NAB2 gene encoding NGFI-A-binding protein 2 isoform X1, whose protein sequence is MHRAPSPTAEQPPGGGDCARRTPQPRPKPGARAMALPRTLGELQLYRVLQRANLLSYYETFIQQGGDDVQQLCEAGEEEFLEIMALVGMATKPLHVRRLQKALREWATNPGLFSQPVPAVPVSSIPLFKISETAGTRKGSMSNGHSSPGEKAGSARSFSPKSPLELGEKLSPLPGGPGAGDPRIWPGRSTPESDVGAGGEEEAGSPPFSPPAGGGVPEGTGAGGLAATGAGGGPDRLEPEMVRMVVESVERIFRSFPRGDAGEVTSLLKLNKKLARSVGHIFEMDDNDSQKEEEIRKYSIIYGRFDSKRREGKQLSLHELTINEAAAQFCMRDNTLLLRRVELFSLSRQVARESTYLSSLKGSRLHPEELGGPPLKKLKQEVGEQSHSELQQPPPGPESYAPPYRPSLEEDSASLSGESLDGHLQAVGSCPRLTPPPADLPLALPAHGLWSRHILQQTLMDEGLRLARLVSHDRVGRLSPCVPAKPPLAEFEEGLLDRCPAPGSHPALVEGRRSSVKVEAEASRQ